The nucleotide window GGATTTCACGCACCGGGGCTCCGTGGGCCGACTTGCCCCCGCGATATCCCAACCCCTCAACTTGTTGGCGGCGTTTGAAGCTTTGGGAACAACAAGGTGTCTGGCATAATGCCGGCGTGCTTTCCCAGCTGAACCGGACGAACGTGGCCAACGGGATGGGCCGGAAGCCTTGCCGAGGGCGGTTTCGCCCCGGCCAAAAAGGAGGTAAATGCGTCGGAAAGACCCAAAGGGGCAAAGGTATGAGGGGTCTGGTGGTGCTCGCCAGCCTACGTATTCCTCTGGGAA belongs to Deltaproteobacteria bacterium and includes:
- a CDS encoding transposase produces the protein MSYTLAEKTLLTQSRKSKRGNRSGADKRKVFEGILWISRTGAPWADLPPRYPNPSTCWRRLKLWEQQGVWHNAGVLSQLNRTNVANGMGRKPCRGRFRPGQKGGKCVGKTQRGKGMRGLVVLASLRIPLG